A section of the Styela clava chromosome 9, kaStyClav1.hap1.2, whole genome shotgun sequence genome encodes:
- the LOC120339232 gene encoding NADH dehydrogenase [ubiquinone] 1 alpha subcomplex subunit 12-like → MSKGIVDLIRRQVRPFQEFFKLAEFTKAQDNGYFPRIRGFFVTVARTNELRRGDLIGTDDLGNKYYENNRYFVGRNRWVDYAQDTFAQKWEFNASQVPSEWHRWLHYMTDDPPTKVPPTPRPFMMKHEATKTGTDDCYVPYSTTRPKIQSWKPPQ, encoded by the exons ATGAGTAAGGGCATTGTGGATTTGATACGTCGCCAGGTTCGACCATTCCAGGAGTTTTTTAAGCTTGCCGAATTCACGAAGGCTCAAGACAATGGATATTTTCCAAGGATTAGAGGATTCTTTGTGACTGTTGCTAG gaCAAATGAGCTTCGACGAGGAGATTTAATCGGCACAGATGACCTTGGGAATAAATATTACGAAAACAACCGATATTTTGTTGGAAGGAATCGATGGGTCGACTATGCTCAGGATACTTTCGCTCAGAAATGGGAATTCAATGCAAGTCAAGTACCTTCTGAATG GCACCGTTGGCTTCACTACATGACTGATGACCCGCCTACAAAGGTCCCTCCTACGCCACGCCCATTTATGATGAAACACGAGGCAACAAAAACTGGGACAGATGATTGTTACGTACCATATTCAACTACAAGACCGAAAATTCAATCTTGGAAACCTCCTCAATAA